One window from the genome of Glycine soja cultivar W05 chromosome 12, ASM419377v2, whole genome shotgun sequence encodes:
- the LOC114380183 gene encoding bromodomain testis-specific protein has product MKRKRGHKKGKAKGSTNHGSSGADANKEETSGLEVDTPSSTGTGMDQQQHYNLANINPDGSVDKAIGRVKVKLKTPKILDSQPTSSDAPSPTQSDTERMEDSANSLPDMKLSTLSKRAASIKIKSSSNHTLSASTEITLPKERKNKQELDASLVVLRKVMKMDAAEPFNVPVNPEALGIPDYFDIINTPMDFGTICNNLEKNEKYMNSEDVFKDVQYVWDNCYKYNNKGDYILDLMRRVKKNFMKYWTAAGLYSEQSKGTKERTSAEDIALSGDGKAGKGGQLKQKTKKRHGRHHKHDCLCAICVLKRRRKEREENARIARSNFGSGGDKHANEFKHEESIQVESPGGEDSSSNIDESMGTDGDVDEDKGEVAKMEISEKQCSPSERKHVSIDVDNDDDNDDHGLEEGEEEENGEEEDEEEIEMNSQKGEMNETLKHGGTLEEKSNVGDATALHDEYRTKQQEGQSAAVQQQKKHKGSQDKQQKAKLLESLYSENHKLSSLCGILFPQNSQSVWSGPHSLIQKRNSARTSSIHAAIRTFMG; this is encoded by the exons ATGAAGCGCAAGCGTGGGCATAAGAAAGGGAAGGCAAAAGGCAGCACTAACCATGGAAGCAGTGGTGCTGATGCTAACAAGGAAGAAACCTCTGGTTTGGAGGTTGACACACCTTCTTCCACGGGGACCGGGATGGATCAGCAGCAGCATTACAATCTTGCTAACATAAATCCTGATGGTTCTGTTGATAAGGCTATTGGGCGTGTTAAGGTGAAGCTCAAGACACCTAAAATCTTAGACTCCCAACCCACCTCATCTGATGCTCCCAGTCCCACACAAAGCGATACTGAGAGAATGGAAGATAGTGCAAATTCTTTGCCTGATATGAAACTCAGTACTCTGTCTAAGAGAGCTGCTAGCATTAAAATTAAGTCTTCATCAAACCACACATTGTCGGCTTCCACTGAGATCACCCtcccaaaagaaagaaagaataagcAGGAATTGGATGCTTCCTTAGTG GTTTTAAGGAAGGTAATGAAAATGGATGCAGCTGAACCCTTCAATGTTCCTGTCAATCCTGAAGCTCTGGGAATTCCT GACTATTTCGATATCATAAACACACCAATGGATTTTGGAACTATATGTAACAATcttgaaaagaatgaaaagtaTATGAATTCCGAGGATGTATTTAAGGATGTTCAATACGTTTGGGACAACTGTTACAAGTATAACAATAAGGGTGACTATATCTTGGATCTTATGAGGCGAGTAAAGAAGAACTTTATGAAGTACTGGACAGCAGCTGGGCTATACAGTGAACAATCAAAAGGGACCAAGG agaggacttcagcagaAGATATTGCACTTTCTGGTGATGGAAAAGCAGGGAAgggtggtcaattgaagcagAAGACAAAAAAGCGTCATGG AAGACACCATAAACATGATTGTttatgtgctatttgtgttCTAAAGCGACGTAGGAAGGAACGGGAGGAGAATGCTCGAATTGCTAGAAGCAATTTTGGATCTGGTGGTGATAAGCATGCTAACGAGTTTAAGCACGAG GAATCAATACAAGTAGAGAGTCCTGGTGGTGAGGATTCATCATCAAATATAGATGAATCTATGGGCACTGATGGAGATGTTGATGAAGACAAAGGAGAGGTGGCAAAGATGGAGATTAGTGAGAAGCAGTGTAGCCCTTCTGAGAGAAAGCATGTGAgcattgatgttgataatgatgatgacaatgatgacCATGGCCTAGAGGAaggggaggaggaggagaatggagaggaagaagatgaggaaGAGATTGAAATGAACAGCCAGAAGGGAGAGATGAATGAAACTTTAAAACATGGTGGAACCTTggaagagaaatcaaatgttggtGATGCAACCGCTCTACATGATGAATATAGAACAAAGCAACAAGAAGGACAATCTGCGGCAGTCCAGCAACAGAAGAAACACAAG GGGTCACAAGATAAACAGCAGAAAGCTAAGCTCCTTGAGAGCTTATATAGTGAAAACCACAAGCTTTCAAGTTTATGTGGAATTCTCTTCCCCCAAAATAGTCAGTCTGTCTGGAGTGGACCACACTCACTAATACAGAAGAGAAATTCTGCTCGTACTAGTTCAATTCACGCTGCTATTAGGACTTTCATGGGGTAG